From the genome of Pogona vitticeps strain Pit_001003342236 chromosome 10, PviZW2.1, whole genome shotgun sequence, one region includes:
- the GINS3 gene encoding DNA replication complex GINS protein PSF3: protein MAEAYVPVEAGLGPEESFLSLEDILMSQERLPCRAETDFPRLAAVLGKAAAAPASSDVLPQGTKLEMPLWLAKGLYDSKRWILSVELPKIYKESWRTVFSADANVVDLHKLGPYYYGFGSQMLNFDNPENTQLAQTILQTFIGRFRRIMDSSQNAFNEDTSSLVSRLDELERGLFQAGQKGLNDFQRWEMGQAAQITVSSLVQNYKKRKFSDLDS from the exons ATGGCGGAGGCCTACGTCCCGGTGGAAGCAGGGCTGGGCCCCGAAGAGAGCTTCCTTTCCCTGGAGGACATCCTCATGTCCCAGGAGAGGCTGCCGTGCCGGGCGGAGACCGACTTCCCCCGCCTGGCCGCCGTCCTGGGCAAGGCAGCGGCCGCTCCGGCCTCCAGCGACGTCCTCCCTCAG ggcaccaaACTGGAAATGCCCCTCTGGCTGGCCAAAGGCCTGTATGACAGCAAGCGGTGGATTCTGTCGGTGGAGCTGCCAAAAATTTACAAGGAGAGCTGGCGGACCGTGTTCAGCGCCGATGCCAACGTGGTCGACCTTCACAAGTTGGGCCCCTACTACTATGGGTTTGGTTCCCAGATGTTAAATTTTGACAATCCTGAAAACACTCAACTAGCACAGACAATATTGCAG ACCTTTATTGGCCGATTCCGTCGGATTATGGACTCCTCACAGAACGCTTTCAACGAGGACACGTCTTCATTGGTGTCTCGACTAGATGAGCTGGAGCGAGGCTTATTTCAAGCAGGCCAGAAAGGACTCAATGATTTCCAGCGCTGGGAAATGGGCCAGGCTGCCCAGATCACGGTGTCAAGCCTCGTCCAGAATTACAAGAAGAGGAAATTTAGTGACCTGGACAGCTGA
- the PRSS54 gene encoding inactive serine protease 54 has protein sequence MDLSRHRGCNKHMLHILVPKVMSHAQGCWVRGLLLLCSSTLPPVAALVEWRLGADLWRNFAGAFPREPSESWGSGETGARCGVPDSFAPTGSARESGNFPWMVSLQGPDGDRLAFGAILSKHWIVTAASGIYDRGQVSAVVGVAGLKVAIGAIVPHEAFDDVALAHDIALLKTAAPIRFSETVQPICFPAETFPVTALENCLVVGSLQPPEGETGSSSLWKLQVVDADPCPLHRIMTTECCSHRDGDSVPGCLGDPGNPVVCQAEETEQWLLKGILTEGGARCYGPFLYTKVSCYSEWIVSTTAQWGDPVSPISGRRRSAFQTPMEQRKGAAEPFLEQTALNSSDIQLGLNWTQEPREDSHELPEQPGEPRGRSDIVYYDYYGGELVPISTAVSGQPWRLQGLISASSLLLWLGGIRPGQGPA, from the exons ATGGATTTATCCAGGCACAGGGGATGCAACAAACACATGCTCCATATACTTGTTCCTAAAGTGATGAGCCATGCCCAG GGGTGTTGGGTCAGGGGCCTGCTTCTCCTGTGCTCGTCCACCCTGCCTCCTGTCGCGGCCCTCGTCGAGTGGCGCCTGGGCGCAGACCTGTGGCGGAACTTCGCTGGAGCTTTCCCGAGAGAGCCTTCTGAGTCCTGGGGTTCAGGAGAAACAG GCGCAAGATGCGGCGTACCGGACAGCTTCGCTCCCACAGGCTCGGCCCGAGAGTCTGGCAACTTCCCTTGGATGGTCTCTTTGCAGGGCCCGGACGGCGACCGTCTGGCCTTTGGTGCCATCCTGAGCAAACACTGGATAGTAACGGCGGCCTCCGGGATCTATGACAG AGGCCAGGTCTCGGCTGTGGTTGGCGTTGCCGGTCTGAAGGTGGCCATTGGCGCGATCGTCCCCCACGAGGCCTTTGACGACGtcgccctggcccatgacatcGCCCTCCTGAAGACCGCGGCCCCGATCCGTTTCAGTGAGACCGTGCAGCCCATCTGCTTCCCAGCTGAAACCTTTCCGGTGACGGCTCTGGAGAACTGCTTGGTGGTGGGCTCCTTGCAGCCTCCCGAAGGAGAG ACAGGGAGCAGCTCTCTCTGGAAGCTTCAGGTGGTGGATGCCGACCCTTGTCCTCTGCACAGGATCATGACCACCGAGTGTTGCAGCCACCGGGACGGCGACAGCGTGCCTGGATGCCTG GGCGACCCCGGCAACCCCGTCGTGTGCCAAGCAGAGGAGACAGAGCAGTGGCTGCTGAAGGGGATCCTGACCGAGGGAGGCGCAAGATGCTACGGGCCCTTTCTCTACACCAAGGTCTCCTGTTACAGCGAGTGGATTGTGAGCACAACCGCACAATGGGGGGATCCCGTCTCTCCCATCAGTGGCAGGAGGCGCTCTGCCTTCCAGACTCCCATGGAGCAACGCAAAGGGGCAGCCGAGCCCTTTCTGGAGCAGACAGCGCTGAACTCCTCGGACATCCAGCTTGGCCTTAACTGGACGCAGGAGCCCAGGGAAGACAGCCATGAACTCCCAGAGCAGCCAGGCGAGCCACGAGGCAGGTCCGATATTGTCTACTACGACTACTACGGTGGGGAGCTCGTCCCCATTTCTACTGCCGTGTCAGGTCAGCCATGGAGACTTCAAGGACTCATCTCAGCCAGCTCCCTTCTCCTTTGGCTGGGTGGCATAAGACCTGGGCAGGGACCAGCTTGA
- the CFAP263 gene encoding cilia- and flagella-associated protein 263 isoform X2, translating to MATSPGTPAAAAMADEESERDSIHTGESRDPGEELQQDLAELSLAQLAALVEETSYANSILQLETEMFEKFFRQIEPKDLVPEKHGSSLDLGQVAYIRGRRKSKSRMTTDRLICLTVEQKCDIAQRELEETKEDTQRMKERSEKILQNYLAVLEEADIRIADIKRAMVDFDKGIVKTITKKKGSVIASDKVLRFMEDRIRSRDALKEKIRLKNDSLKVQRKKLQLQLKQKEELGEALHEVDFQQLKIENAQFVEKIDERNQELLQLKLTVGSTLQVLNFYKKLQSATALASQLVKDMAQRKESLEKIEHEAILVGEERDTAEVLNKKLRKQLAEYRVPPILDYVHEKMQVQELRNTIRIWERKVEIAEMALQSYRSVWHKAKMASHQLQALLPPQGAH from the exons ATGGCGACCTCTCCCGGGACGCCGGCGGCGGCAGCCATGGCGGACGAGGAGTCGGAGCGGGACAGCATCCACACGGGCGAGTCCCGCGACCCGGGCGAGGAGCTGCAGCAGGACCTGGCCGAGCTCTCCCTGGCCCAGCTGGCCGCCTTGGTGGAGGAGACcag CTACGCCAACTCCATCCTCCAGCTGGAGACAGAAATGTTTGAGAAGTTCTTCCGGCAGATCGAACCCAAAGACTTGGTGCCAGAGAAACATGGCTCTTCGCTGGACTTGGGACAAGTGGCCTAT ATACGAGGCAGACGCAAATCAAAGTCCCGAATGACGACAGACCGCCTGATCTGCCTGACGGTGGAGCAGAAATGCGACATCGCTCAGAGAGAGCTTGAGGAGACCAAGGAAGACACTCAGCGGATGAAGGAGAGATCGGAGAAGATCTTGCAGAATTACCTG GCTGTCCTGGAGGAAGCAGACATTCGCATAGCTGACATTAAGAGAGCCATGGTGGATTTTGACAAAGGAATAGTCAAGACCATCACCAAGAAGAAGGGGAGCGTCATCGCCTCTGATAAGGTCCTGCGGTTCATGGAAGACCGGATTCGCTCCAGG GATGCCCTGAAAGAGAAAATCCGCTTGAAGAACGACTCCTTAAAAGTCCAGAGGAAGAAGTTGCAGCTGCAGCTCAAGCAG AAGGAGGAGCTGGGGGAGGCGCTTCACGAGGTGGATTTCCAGCAGCTGAAGATTGAGAATGCTCAGTTCGTGGAGAAGATCGACGAACGCAACCAGGAGCTGCTGCAGCTGAAGCTGACGGTGGGCAGCACCCTGCAGGTCCTCAACTTCTACAAG AAACTGCAAAGCGCCACAGCCCTGGCCAGTCAGCTGGTGAAAGACATGGCCCAAAGAAAGGAATCGTTGGAAAAAATCGAGCACGAAGCCATCCTTGTTGGGGAG GAGAGGGATACGGCCGAGGTCCTGAACAAAAAGCTACGGAAGCAGCTCGCAGAATACAGAGTACCCCCCATCCTTGACTATGTCCATGAGAAAATGCAAGTCCAGGAACTAAGGAACACCATCCGGATCTGGGAGCGGAAGGTGGAAATTGCAGAG ATGGCTTTGCAGAGCTACCGCAGTGTTTGGCACAAGGCAAAAATGGCCAGTCaccagctgcaggctcttctcccTCCGCAAGGGGCCCactga
- the CFAP263 gene encoding cilia- and flagella-associated protein 263 isoform X1 has product MATSPGTPAAAAMADEESERDSIHTGESRDPGEELQQDLAELSLAQLAALVEETSYANSILQLETEMFEKFFRQIEPKDLVPEKHGSSLDLGQVAYIRGRRKSKSRMTTDRLICLTVEQKCDIAQRELEETKEDTQRMKERSEKILQNYLAVLEEADIRIADIKRAMVDFDKGIVKTITKKKGSVIASDKVLRFMEDRIRSRDALKEKIRLKNDSLKVQRKKLQLQLKQKEELGEALHEVDFQQLKIENAQFVEKIDERNQELLQLKLTVGSTLQVLNFYKKKLQSATALASQLVKDMAQRKESLEKIEHEAILVGEERDTAEVLNKKLRKQLAEYRVPPILDYVHEKMQVQELRNTIRIWERKVEIAEMALQSYRSVWHKAKMASHQLQALLPPQGAH; this is encoded by the exons ATGGCGACCTCTCCCGGGACGCCGGCGGCGGCAGCCATGGCGGACGAGGAGTCGGAGCGGGACAGCATCCACACGGGCGAGTCCCGCGACCCGGGCGAGGAGCTGCAGCAGGACCTGGCCGAGCTCTCCCTGGCCCAGCTGGCCGCCTTGGTGGAGGAGACcag CTACGCCAACTCCATCCTCCAGCTGGAGACAGAAATGTTTGAGAAGTTCTTCCGGCAGATCGAACCCAAAGACTTGGTGCCAGAGAAACATGGCTCTTCGCTGGACTTGGGACAAGTGGCCTAT ATACGAGGCAGACGCAAATCAAAGTCCCGAATGACGACAGACCGCCTGATCTGCCTGACGGTGGAGCAGAAATGCGACATCGCTCAGAGAGAGCTTGAGGAGACCAAGGAAGACACTCAGCGGATGAAGGAGAGATCGGAGAAGATCTTGCAGAATTACCTG GCTGTCCTGGAGGAAGCAGACATTCGCATAGCTGACATTAAGAGAGCCATGGTGGATTTTGACAAAGGAATAGTCAAGACCATCACCAAGAAGAAGGGGAGCGTCATCGCCTCTGATAAGGTCCTGCGGTTCATGGAAGACCGGATTCGCTCCAGG GATGCCCTGAAAGAGAAAATCCGCTTGAAGAACGACTCCTTAAAAGTCCAGAGGAAGAAGTTGCAGCTGCAGCTCAAGCAG AAGGAGGAGCTGGGGGAGGCGCTTCACGAGGTGGATTTCCAGCAGCTGAAGATTGAGAATGCTCAGTTCGTGGAGAAGATCGACGAACGCAACCAGGAGCTGCTGCAGCTGAAGCTGACGGTGGGCAGCACCCTGCAGGTCCTCAACTTCTACAAG AAGAAACTGCAAAGCGCCACAGCCCTGGCCAGTCAGCTGGTGAAAGACATGGCCCAAAGAAAGGAATCGTTGGAAAAAATCGAGCACGAAGCCATCCTTGTTGGGGAG GAGAGGGATACGGCCGAGGTCCTGAACAAAAAGCTACGGAAGCAGCTCGCAGAATACAGAGTACCCCCCATCCTTGACTATGTCCATGAGAAAATGCAAGTCCAGGAACTAAGGAACACCATCCGGATCTGGGAGCGGAAGGTGGAAATTGCAGAG ATGGCTTTGCAGAGCTACCGCAGTGTTTGGCACAAGGCAAAAATGGCCAGTCaccagctgcaggctcttctcccTCCGCAAGGGGCCCactga
- the CFAP263 gene encoding cilia- and flagella-associated protein 263 isoform X3, whose translation MFEKFFRQIEPKDLVPEKHGSSLDLGQVAYIRGRRKSKSRMTTDRLICLTVEQKCDIAQRELEETKEDTQRMKERSEKILQNYLAVLEEADIRIADIKRAMVDFDKGIVKTITKKKGSVIASDKVLRFMEDRIRSRDALKEKIRLKNDSLKVQRKKLQLQLKQKEELGEALHEVDFQQLKIENAQFVEKIDERNQELLQLKLTVGSTLQVLNFYKKKLQSATALASQLVKDMAQRKESLEKIEHEAILVGEERDTAEVLNKKLRKQLAEYRVPPILDYVHEKMQVQELRNTIRIWERKVEIAEMALQSYRSVWHKAKMASHQLQALLPPQGAH comes from the exons ATGTTTGAGAAGTTCTTCCGGCAGATCGAACCCAAAGACTTGGTGCCAGAGAAACATGGCTCTTCGCTGGACTTGGGACAAGTGGCCTAT ATACGAGGCAGACGCAAATCAAAGTCCCGAATGACGACAGACCGCCTGATCTGCCTGACGGTGGAGCAGAAATGCGACATCGCTCAGAGAGAGCTTGAGGAGACCAAGGAAGACACTCAGCGGATGAAGGAGAGATCGGAGAAGATCTTGCAGAATTACCTG GCTGTCCTGGAGGAAGCAGACATTCGCATAGCTGACATTAAGAGAGCCATGGTGGATTTTGACAAAGGAATAGTCAAGACCATCACCAAGAAGAAGGGGAGCGTCATCGCCTCTGATAAGGTCCTGCGGTTCATGGAAGACCGGATTCGCTCCAGG GATGCCCTGAAAGAGAAAATCCGCTTGAAGAACGACTCCTTAAAAGTCCAGAGGAAGAAGTTGCAGCTGCAGCTCAAGCAG AAGGAGGAGCTGGGGGAGGCGCTTCACGAGGTGGATTTCCAGCAGCTGAAGATTGAGAATGCTCAGTTCGTGGAGAAGATCGACGAACGCAACCAGGAGCTGCTGCAGCTGAAGCTGACGGTGGGCAGCACCCTGCAGGTCCTCAACTTCTACAAG AAGAAACTGCAAAGCGCCACAGCCCTGGCCAGTCAGCTGGTGAAAGACATGGCCCAAAGAAAGGAATCGTTGGAAAAAATCGAGCACGAAGCCATCCTTGTTGGGGAG GAGAGGGATACGGCCGAGGTCCTGAACAAAAAGCTACGGAAGCAGCTCGCAGAATACAGAGTACCCCCCATCCTTGACTATGTCCATGAGAAAATGCAAGTCCAGGAACTAAGGAACACCATCCGGATCTGGGAGCGGAAGGTGGAAATTGCAGAG ATGGCTTTGCAGAGCTACCGCAGTGTTTGGCACAAGGCAAAAATGGCCAGTCaccagctgcaggctcttctcccTCCGCAAGGGGCCCactga